In Thermotomaculum hydrothermale, a single genomic region encodes these proteins:
- a CDS encoding PLP-dependent aminotransferase family protein gives MNKATILVSNRFSCEEKFKIIFKCKYAYFLKSEREYKSVLNTLKQDSEIVTLLKIPKLSFEGLRDKIKKTKREKGKITVLYAEFSPFQIYPFEWIGDFALFPLKGFVSGNNKTRGYVFLSKDKEFPGISSDFPEMPYLETLESRRKMAENTTLHLIREIDGFKSIFKEIYYPYLTDKKNAKSFLKSQGNVFSIKFESIDTAESFKNKLSLFKKENFVFGSNLSSVKRYKNYLIFSIGLESVKDLVEDIRHAKASLK, from the coding sequence GTGAATAAAGCAACGATTTTAGTTTCAAATAGATTTAGTTGTGAAGAAAAATTTAAGATTATCTTCAAATGCAAATACGCATATTTTTTAAAATCTGAAAGAGAATATAAGAGTGTGTTAAACACTTTGAAACAGGATTCTGAAATAGTAACTCTTTTAAAAATTCCAAAACTATCTTTTGAGGGATTAAGGGATAAAATAAAAAAAACCAAAAGGGAGAAAGGAAAGATTACTGTTTTATACGCAGAATTTTCCCCATTTCAGATTTACCCCTTTGAGTGGATTGGCGACTTTGCACTTTTCCCGTTAAAGGGTTTTGTCTCAGGAAACAATAAAACGAGGGGGTATGTTTTTCTCTCAAAAGACAAAGAATTTCCCGGCATTTCTTCAGATTTTCCTGAAATGCCATACCTTGAAACTTTGGAATCAAGGAGAAAGATGGCTGAAAACACAACCTTGCACCTTATAAGGGAGATTGACGGTTTTAAAAGCATTTTTAAAGAGATTTACTATCCCTATTTAACTGATAAGAAAAACGCAAAAAGCTTTTTAAAATCTCAAGGCAATGTTTTTTCAATAAAATTTGAAAGCATTGATACTGCTGAAAGTTTTAAAAACAAACTCTCTCTATTTAAAAAAGAAAACTTTGTATTTGGCTCAAACTTATCTTCAGTGAAAAGGTATAAAAATTACCTTATCTTTTCCATTGGCCTTGAATCTGTAAAGGATTTAGTTGAGGATATCCGACACGCTAAAGCCTCTTTGAAATAA
- a CDS encoding epoxyqueuosine reductase QueH, giving the protein MKKRLLLHICCAPDGVYIPETLSDEFEVICYFYNPNIFPKEEYEKRKREMERVAEAKGYELVVGDYNYEDFVKSAEKLYYLPEKSARCDFCLRMRMEESARKAKELNCQVFATVLTVSPHKDFEKINIIGKEVGEKYGVEYMPSNFKKNDGFKKSVEEGKKLNLYRQDYCGCESSLVYRKMFKDAESGDVVFLFYGDKVGIFDLDSVKKHIERNNLKTGFVFYKHKPTENVLKYAYELRIFLEPYDNLEWRKRIFEKKGKKVEVIKLSDIANRDIFLDPC; this is encoded by the coding sequence ATGAAGAAGAGGTTGCTTTTGCATATTTGCTGTGCCCCTGATGGGGTTTACATTCCGGAAACACTATCAGATGAGTTTGAGGTTATATGCTATTTTTACAATCCAAATATCTTTCCGAAAGAGGAGTATGAAAAGAGAAAAAGGGAGATGGAAAGGGTTGCAGAGGCAAAAGGCTATGAATTAGTTGTCGGGGATTACAATTATGAGGATTTTGTTAAGTCAGCGGAGAAACTGTACTATTTGCCGGAAAAGTCAGCAAGGTGTGATTTTTGTTTAAGAATGAGAATGGAAGAGAGTGCAAGAAAGGCAAAGGAGTTAAATTGCCAGGTTTTTGCAACTGTTTTGACTGTATCTCCCCACAAGGATTTTGAAAAGATAAACATAATTGGTAAAGAGGTTGGGGAAAAGTACGGCGTTGAGTATATGCCTTCAAACTTTAAAAAGAATGACGGGTTTAAAAAGTCTGTTGAAGAGGGAAAGAAGTTAAACCTTTACAGGCAGGATTACTGCGGTTGTGAGTCTTCCCTTGTTTATAGAAAGATGTTTAAGGATGCGGAAAGCGGAGATGTTGTTTTTCTTTTTTACGGAGATAAGGTTGGGATTTTTGATTTAGACAGCGTGAAAAAACACATTGAAAGGAATAATCTAAAAACTGGTTTTGTTTTTTATAAACATAAGCCGACAGAAAATGTTTTAAAGTACGCCTATGAATTAAGGATTTTTCTTGAACCTTACGACAACCTTGAGTGGAGAAAAAGGATTTTTGAGAAAAAAGGGAAAAAGGTTGAGGTTATAAAACTTTCAGATATTGCAAACAGGGATATTTTTCTTGACCCGTGCTAA
- a CDS encoding S41 family peptidase, with protein MKKIGIFVFIFLFALTQVKAENPVLRFPSLSPDGSKIAFEYQGDIFVANIDGTNVKRLTVHQAYDAYPVFSPDGSEIAFTSDRFGHFDVFKVSVEGSVPERVTYYGSPDVALDWSKKYGILFSTLRNFRQVEWEREIFSANLKDKTPKRILNAVAQDAKVSPDGKLIALVKGECRIAREAYKGSANRDLWIYNVKKDKYFKITEFNGQDFNPVWVEKRKLYFLSARDGRHNVYSLELNNDGSKVLNIKQITFVKDFPINYMSASKDGKVIAYEKAGKIYILKDGKTKEFSPSLSKDYVFDPIKLKNFSSKIESVSVSPNGKFIAFSVHGEVFVKLNDDKKTKSVNISKSPFRDRDVAWIDDYNLVFSSDRSGNYDLYLAKSADKRSKNLYTALKFKIVRLTDSKGEERKPIVSPDGKRIIYRENNGKLIIADINLEKEKLENKRVLLDGWATPEGVTFSPDGNYIAYSIVDLTFNEDVYILPLKEGAKPVNVSMFPRGDKHPVWSPDGSKLAFLSQRNRSDYDVWFVWLKKSDYQKTKQDWEDEKILKQLEEKDKKKEKSKKEKNSKKEEKKKPIQIDFDEIYNRVVQVTSLPGDEGGLAFSKDGEKIYYTTKLPGKKDKDLFSIKWDGTETKAITRDGRGVYNLTYTKHGLFFLRKRGTLAKVSLKSNKVKSLPFSARMRINYPAELNQMFEEGWRILKYNFYDPEFHGRNWNKLKKLYKPICLAATNKHDFRDYFNEMLGQLNASHMGLYGGGRENVERESVGRIGVEVEPLKKGVKVTHIVPDSPADKEFSKLYVGDVILSVNGNEVTRDTNFWSFFSDTVNKRVYLDVKGKDGKIREVVIRPVASLRNELYREYVEFNRKLVEKYSNGKLGYIHIQGMDMPSFERFERDLEAAGKGKEGLVIDVRFNGGGWTTDYLMAILNVKQHAYTIPRGATDSLKNHLKFRNYYPFAERLPFYPWTKPSIALCNSSSYSNAEIFSHAYKTLGIGKLVGRPTFGAVISTDGETLIDGMYIRKPFRAWFVYKTDKDMEGNPAIPDYIVNNPPDWKVKGEDLQLKKACEVLLKEIDKKK; from the coding sequence ATGAAAAAAATTGGAATTTTTGTTTTTATTTTTTTATTTGCATTAACACAGGTTAAGGCTGAAAATCCTGTGTTAAGGTTTCCTTCTTTAAGCCCTGATGGAAGCAAGATTGCATTTGAGTATCAGGGGGATATTTTTGTTGCAAATATTGATGGTACAAATGTCAAAAGGCTTACCGTACATCAGGCTTACGATGCATACCCTGTTTTTTCGCCAGATGGAAGTGAAATTGCCTTTACAAGCGACAGGTTTGGGCACTTTGATGTTTTTAAGGTAAGTGTTGAAGGAAGCGTGCCTGAAAGGGTGACTTATTACGGTTCTCCAGATGTTGCCCTTGATTGGAGTAAAAAATACGGAATTTTATTTTCAACCTTGAGAAATTTCAGGCAGGTTGAATGGGAAAGGGAGATTTTTTCTGCAAATTTAAAAGATAAAACCCCGAAAAGAATTTTAAACGCTGTTGCACAGGATGCAAAGGTATCGCCAGACGGGAAACTTATAGCACTCGTTAAGGGAGAGTGTAGAATTGCAAGGGAAGCGTACAAAGGCTCTGCAAACAGGGATTTATGGATTTACAATGTAAAAAAGGATAAATACTTTAAGATTACAGAATTTAACGGCCAGGATTTTAATCCTGTGTGGGTTGAAAAGAGAAAACTTTACTTTTTAAGTGCAAGGGATGGAAGGCACAATGTTTATTCCCTTGAATTAAATAATGATGGTAGCAAGGTATTAAATATAAAGCAAATCACCTTTGTAAAGGATTTCCCTATAAATTATATGTCTGCCTCAAAAGATGGTAAGGTTATAGCCTATGAAAAGGCCGGGAAAATCTATATTTTGAAAGACGGAAAAACAAAAGAGTTTTCTCCATCACTCTCAAAAGACTATGTTTTTGACCCTATAAAATTAAAAAACTTTTCATCTAAAATTGAAAGCGTCTCTGTTTCACCAAATGGGAAGTTTATTGCATTCTCTGTGCATGGAGAGGTTTTTGTAAAACTAAACGATGATAAAAAGACAAAATCGGTAAATATTAGCAAATCCCCATTTAGGGACAGGGATGTTGCATGGATAGACGATTACAACCTTGTGTTTTCTTCAGATAGAAGCGGGAATTACGATTTATACCTTGCAAAGTCTGCTGATAAGAGAAGCAAAAACCTTTACACTGCTTTGAAGTTTAAGATAGTAAGGTTAACGGATTCAAAGGGAGAGGAGAGAAAGCCCATTGTCTCTCCTGATGGTAAAAGGATAATTTACAGGGAAAACAACGGAAAATTAATTATTGCAGACATAAACCTTGAGAAAGAAAAACTTGAAAATAAAAGGGTTTTGCTTGACGGGTGGGCAACCCCTGAGGGAGTAACCTTTTCCCCTGACGGAAATTACATTGCTTACTCAATTGTTGACTTAACCTTTAACGAGGATGTTTACATCTTGCCTTTAAAGGAAGGGGCAAAGCCTGTAAATGTTTCAATGTTTCCACGGGGGGACAAACACCCTGTATGGAGTCCAGACGGAAGCAAGCTTGCGTTTTTATCTCAAAGAAATAGAAGCGATTACGATGTCTGGTTTGTATGGCTTAAAAAATCAGATTATCAGAAAACCAAACAGGATTGGGAAGATGAAAAAATCTTAAAACAGCTTGAAGAAAAGGACAAAAAGAAAGAAAAGAGCAAAAAAGAAAAGAATAGTAAAAAAGAAGAAAAGAAAAAGCCTATTCAAATTGATTTTGATGAGATTTACAACAGGGTTGTCCAGGTTACCTCTCTTCCAGGTGACGAAGGTGGGCTTGCATTTTCAAAGGATGGAGAAAAAATCTATTACACAACAAAGCTTCCCGGCAAAAAGGATAAAGACCTATTCTCAATTAAATGGGATGGCACTGAAACAAAGGCAATTACAAGAGACGGCAGGGGAGTTTACAATTTAACCTATACAAAACACGGCCTTTTCTTTTTGAGAAAGAGAGGTACCCTTGCAAAAGTCTCTTTGAAGTCTAATAAAGTAAAATCCCTTCCATTTTCAGCAAGAATGAGAATCAATTACCCTGCTGAATTAAACCAGATGTTTGAAGAAGGCTGGAGAATTTTAAAGTACAACTTCTATGACCCTGAATTCCATGGAAGAAACTGGAATAAGTTAAAAAAACTCTATAAACCAATCTGTCTTGCGGCAACAAACAAGCACGATTTCAGGGATTACTTTAATGAAATGTTAGGCCAGTTAAACGCATCTCACATGGGGCTTTACGGTGGCGGAAGGGAAAATGTTGAAAGAGAATCTGTTGGAAGAATAGGGGTTGAGGTTGAACCATTGAAAAAGGGCGTTAAAGTAACCCACATTGTGCCAGACTCTCCCGCTGATAAAGAGTTTTCAAAATTGTATGTTGGAGATGTTATTCTTTCTGTTAACGGCAATGAGGTAACACGAGACACAAACTTCTGGTCTTTCTTTAGCGATACAGTAAACAAGAGAGTTTACCTTGATGTAAAGGGAAAAGACGGGAAAATTAGAGAGGTTGTGATAAGGCCTGTTGCATCTTTGAGAAACGAATTGTACAGAGAGTATGTTGAATTTAACAGAAAGCTTGTTGAAAAGTATTCAAACGGGAAATTAGGTTATATTCACATTCAGGGAATGGATATGCCGTCCTTTGAAAGGTTTGAAAGGGATTTAGAAGCGGCAGGAAAGGGCAAGGAAGGGCTTGTAATTGATGTCAGGTTTAACGGAGGAGGCTGGACAACAGATTACTTAATGGCAATTTTAAATGTAAAACAGCACGCATACACAATACCACGGGGGGCGACAGATTCCCTGAAAAACCACTTAAAATTCAGGAATTACTATCCATTTGCAGAAAGATTACCTTTCTATCCGTGGACAAAGCCTTCAATTGCTTTGTGCAATTCTTCAAGTTATTCAAACGCAGAAATTTTCTCACACGCATACAAGACACTGGGAATAGGTAAACTTGTTGGAAGGCCAACATTTGGCGCAGTTATCTCAACCGATGGGGAAACACTTATTGACGGAATGTACATAAGAAAGCCATTCAGGGCTTGGTTTGTTTATAAAACAGATAAGGATATGGAAGGAAACCCTGCAATTCCCGACTATATTGTTAACAATCCACCAGACTGGAAGGTTAAGGGAGAAGACTTGCAACTTAAAAAAGCCTGCGAAGTGCTTTTGAAAGAGATAGACAAGAAAAAGTAA
- a CDS encoding TIGR03960 family B12-binding radical SAM protein, with the protein MPETPIWRKMYPYSDLIKVKKPGQYTGGELNSIVKNTENKLRFLLAFPDLYEIGMSYTGLHILYELINRQENIFAERVFAPWIDFEKILREKKLPLLSLETKTPMNKFDVVGFTFQYELTYTNFLNMLDLSGIPLRSKERTDFPLIMAGGPCVSNPEPIAPFVDFFYIGEAETYLIEILNKIQTLKQSGKNRKQILEQLAEYEFIYVPEFSKYRQTEFFLIPEYPKKVKRTFPLNFEQRDFPEKAVQPNVQIVYDRVTLEISRGCDEGCRFCQAGYIYRPQRERKPEDLITQADTLLKNTGQDEISLTSLSAANYPGIELLIETLMKKYSDERISLSLPSIRADKFKDEFAISIKEGRKTGFTIAPEAGTERLRKIINKNLKEEDIFWSAKTAFENGWDHIKFYFMIGLPFEEYEDLEGIVKICEKSLEFAKRGHVILSASTFVPKPHTPFQWIGQITYHETVNRQEYIKSLVKTRRIRYKFHDPAMSVLEGIISRGDVLVADVIEKAFKMGVRFDGWSDTFDFSIWEKAIKKSGINIERYYIDLPEDTEFPWDFIDIGVRKKFLLQELKRAIEGKNTEMCVDVKSCNACGTCSGKYLKERFEKRIEFYNKLKQAVSIENNRTKTEKEEERYHYLFIFNKKNEMKFISHLDLIRIIQRGLRISKLPIAFTKGFSPKPILTFSPALELGIEGENEMFIVEMKEKVDINQAIFKINRGLPEGIRVKEGKIVPFEKRKFLSGKCKLYYLIESKDNLEINRDWQKLKTKKKTKRGFKEIEVKNYVKKVTEIEKGKYIIESEFSPDKGSLKITEIVPLIFKNTNLDNAIIKRQKIEYGEL; encoded by the coding sequence TTGCCAGAAACACCTATTTGGAGAAAAATGTACCCTTACTCTGATTTAATAAAAGTAAAAAAACCTGGCCAATACACTGGGGGAGAATTAAACTCAATAGTTAAAAACACTGAAAATAAATTAAGGTTTCTTTTAGCATTCCCAGACCTTTACGAAATTGGCATGTCTTACACAGGGCTTCATATACTCTATGAATTGATAAACAGACAAGAAAATATATTTGCCGAAAGGGTTTTTGCACCGTGGATTGACTTTGAGAAAATTTTAAGGGAAAAGAAATTACCTTTACTTTCCCTTGAGACAAAAACACCAATGAATAAATTTGATGTTGTCGGCTTTACCTTTCAGTATGAGTTAACCTACACAAACTTTCTAAATATGCTTGATTTGTCAGGCATCCCATTGAGAAGCAAAGAGAGAACAGATTTCCCTTTGATTATGGCAGGGGGACCTTGCGTATCCAACCCGGAACCGATTGCCCCGTTTGTTGACTTTTTCTATATAGGGGAAGCGGAAACCTACTTAATTGAGATTTTAAACAAAATTCAAACCTTAAAACAAAGCGGGAAAAACAGGAAACAGATACTTGAACAACTTGCTGAATATGAATTTATCTATGTGCCAGAGTTTTCAAAGTACAGACAAACAGAGTTTTTTCTCATCCCGGAGTACCCTAAAAAAGTAAAAAGGACATTTCCCCTAAATTTTGAGCAGAGGGATTTCCCTGAAAAGGCGGTACAGCCTAATGTTCAGATTGTTTACGACAGAGTAACACTTGAAATTTCAAGAGGTTGCGACGAGGGGTGCAGATTCTGTCAGGCAGGGTACATTTACAGGCCTCAAAGGGAGAGAAAGCCTGAAGATTTAATAACTCAGGCAGATACACTTTTAAAAAACACAGGCCAGGATGAAATATCCTTAACCTCTTTAAGCGCCGCAAATTATCCAGGTATTGAACTTTTAATTGAAACACTTATGAAAAAGTATTCAGATGAAAGAATATCACTCTCGCTTCCATCAATAAGGGCAGACAAATTTAAAGACGAGTTTGCAATATCCATAAAAGAGGGAAGAAAAACAGGTTTTACAATAGCCCCTGAGGCAGGCACAGAAAGGTTGAGAAAAATTATAAACAAAAACCTGAAAGAAGAAGATATTTTCTGGAGTGCAAAAACAGCATTTGAAAACGGCTGGGACCACATAAAATTTTACTTTATGATAGGGCTTCCCTTTGAGGAGTATGAAGACCTTGAAGGAATTGTAAAAATATGCGAAAAAAGCCTTGAGTTTGCAAAAAGGGGGCATGTAATTCTATCTGCCTCAACCTTTGTGCCAAAGCCCCACACCCCTTTTCAATGGATTGGACAGATTACTTACCACGAAACTGTAAACAGGCAGGAGTACATAAAATCACTGGTAAAAACAAGGAGAATAAGGTACAAATTCCACGACCCTGCTATGTCTGTTTTAGAGGGGATAATATCAAGGGGAGATGTGCTTGTTGCAGATGTTATTGAAAAAGCATTTAAAATGGGGGTGAGGTTTGACGGCTGGAGTGACACCTTTGATTTTTCAATATGGGAAAAAGCAATTAAAAAAAGCGGTATAAACATAGAAAGGTATTACATAGACCTACCTGAAGATACAGAATTCCCATGGGATTTTATTGACATTGGAGTTAGAAAAAAGTTTCTATTACAGGAATTGAAAAGGGCAATAGAAGGCAAAAACACAGAAATGTGTGTTGATGTCAAATCCTGCAATGCATGTGGCACATGTTCAGGCAAATACTTAAAGGAGAGGTTTGAAAAGAGAATAGAATTTTACAACAAACTAAAACAGGCTGTTAGCATTGAAAACAATAGAACAAAGACAGAAAAAGAAGAGGAGAGATACCATTACCTTTTTATTTTCAACAAAAAGAATGAAATGAAATTTATATCCCACCTTGACTTAATAAGGATAATCCAGAGGGGGTTGAGGATAAGCAAACTCCCAATAGCATTTACAAAAGGCTTTTCCCCCAAACCAATTCTCACCTTTTCTCCAGCCCTTGAATTGGGAATTGAAGGAGAAAATGAAATGTTTATAGTTGAAATGAAAGAAAAGGTTGACATAAATCAGGCTATTTTCAAAATCAACAGAGGATTGCCAGAGGGGATAAGGGTTAAAGAGGGGAAAATTGTACCGTTTGAAAAAAGAAAATTTCTGTCAGGAAAGTGTAAATTGTACTATCTTATTGAATCAAAAGACAACCTTGAAATAAATAGAGATTGGCAAAAACTAAAAACTAAAAAGAAAACCAAAAGGGGATTTAAAGAGATTGAAGTAAAAAATTATGTAAAAAAAGTAACTGAAATTGAAAAGGGCAAATACATTATTGAAAGCGAATTCAGTCCTGATAAAGGCAGCTTAAAGATAACCGAGATAGTGCCTTTAATCTTTAAGAATACAAATTTAGATAATGCTATAATAAAAAGACAGAAAATAGAATACGGAGAATTATGA
- a CDS encoding Rne/Rng family ribonuclease, which produces MIREILVNSTNQETRIALIENNKLVEVFVERRFNRGIVGNIYKGKVTKVLPGMQSAFVNIGLDRDAFLYVGDISENILNIEEFIDEENIEDTDDEKVTSHSDVHIEDLLREGQEILVQIAKEPIGTKGPRITAHISLPGRYLVYMPTISHIGVSRKIEDEEERERLKQIMEKIKKGTGGYIVRTAAEGMDEEALKQDVELLQKIWKEIIQKTENSRAPKLIHEELGLLEKVIRDYFTDDTTLMLVDNETAYQQTIQFLDKINSRWINRVKLYTKKQPIFELYDIESQIEGALRSKVWLKSGGYIVINQTEALVSIDVNTGRYIGKKSLEETVFKTNKEAVSEIVRQIRLRNLGGIIVVDFIDMEEEEHRKEVLDLLENELKKDKSRTNVLTIEEIGLVAITRKRVKQSLERELTQVCPYCRGTGRVKSIPTILLEIQREIINRIVINYDRDITIRVHPYIGEYLKNDNYFIVKELTEYFNIRINVKEDPNLHLEEYDIVFN; this is translated from the coding sequence ATGATAAGAGAAATTTTAGTAAACTCAACAAATCAGGAAACAAGGATTGCGTTAATAGAAAACAACAAACTTGTTGAGGTATTTGTTGAAAGAAGGTTTAACAGAGGGATTGTAGGAAACATTTACAAAGGAAAGGTAACAAAGGTTTTACCTGGAATGCAGTCAGCATTCGTAAACATAGGGCTGGATAGAGACGCATTCCTCTATGTTGGAGACATTTCTGAAAATATCCTGAATATTGAAGAATTCATTGACGAAGAAAATATTGAAGATACCGATGACGAAAAAGTAACAAGCCACAGCGATGTTCACATTGAAGATTTGTTGAGAGAGGGACAGGAAATACTCGTCCAGATTGCTAAAGAGCCTATTGGAACAAAGGGGCCGAGGATTACAGCACACATAAGCCTTCCTGGAAGATACCTTGTCTATATGCCAACAATTTCTCACATAGGTGTTTCAAGAAAGATTGAAGACGAAGAAGAGAGAGAAAGATTAAAACAGATAATGGAAAAGATAAAAAAAGGCACAGGTGGATACATTGTAAGAACAGCAGCAGAGGGAATGGATGAAGAGGCTTTAAAACAGGATGTTGAGCTTTTACAAAAGATATGGAAAGAGATAATCCAGAAAACAGAGAACTCAAGGGCACCTAAACTTATCCACGAAGAATTGGGGCTTCTTGAAAAGGTGATAAGGGATTACTTTACAGATGACACAACCTTAATGCTTGTTGACAACGAAACTGCATACCAGCAAACCATTCAATTCCTTGACAAAATAAACAGCAGGTGGATTAACAGGGTAAAACTGTACACAAAAAAACAGCCAATATTTGAGTTATACGACATTGAAAGCCAGATTGAAGGGGCACTTCGTTCAAAGGTATGGCTAAAATCAGGGGGGTACATTGTTATAAACCAGACGGAAGCCCTTGTTTCAATTGATGTAAACACAGGAAGGTATATAGGTAAAAAATCCTTAGAAGAAACTGTGTTTAAGACAAACAAAGAGGCTGTATCGGAGATAGTAAGGCAAATCAGGCTAAGAAACTTAGGGGGAATTATAGTTGTTGATTTTATTGATATGGAAGAGGAAGAGCATAGAAAAGAGGTTTTAGACCTTCTTGAAAATGAGTTAAAAAAAGACAAATCAAGAACAAATGTACTGACAATTGAAGAAATAGGGCTTGTTGCAATTACAAGAAAAAGGGTAAAGCAGTCTTTGGAGAGGGAATTAACCCAGGTTTGCCCTTACTGTCGCGGTACTGGAAGGGTAAAATCAATACCAACCATACTCCTTGAAATTCAAAGGGAAATAATAAACAGGATTGTAATAAATTATGACAGGGATATTACCATAAGGGTGCACCCTTACATAGGAGAATACCTTAAAAACGACAATTACTTCATAGTTAAAGAATTAACCGAATACTTTAATATAAGAATAAATGTGAAGGAAGACCCTAACCTTCATTTAGAGGAGTACGATATTGTCTTTAATTAA
- a CDS encoding ATP-binding protein produces MYERLLQRVIQEKIDSGKAIIVLGARQVGKTTLINTLLKDKDFLFIDGDDPKVRAIFSEPNTEEIRSIIGNHKFVFIDEAQRIKGIGITIKIIVDKFKKVQLFVTGSSSFELSGQINEFLTGRKWEYRLFPISWEEFKNHHGYLYSEQQLENRLIYGFYPEVLNNPGNEKEVLKELVSSYLYKDVLSFGGIKKPDILDRLLQFLALQLGSEISYSEIAQTVGVDKNTVSRYIDILEKAFVVFKLNAFSRNMRNEIRKNKKIYFYDTGIRNALIGDFRPLSLRQDKGGLWENFLIAERIKQLEYKRRFARIYFWRTKQQQEVDFIEDIDGKIFGYEFKWEKKRGKGLPKTFVKNYKAETKVIDRKNFRDFVIIKE; encoded by the coding sequence ATGTATGAAAGGCTATTGCAAAGGGTTATTCAAGAAAAAATAGACTCAGGAAAGGCAATAATTGTTTTAGGGGCAAGGCAGGTTGGAAAAACTACTTTGATTAATACATTGCTAAAGGATAAGGATTTTTTATTTATTGATGGAGATGACCCTAAAGTCAGGGCGATTTTTTCTGAACCAAATACGGAAGAGATTCGTTCAATAATTGGAAATCATAAGTTTGTTTTTATAGATGAGGCGCAGAGAATCAAGGGGATTGGGATAACAATTAAGATTATTGTGGATAAATTTAAAAAGGTGCAGTTGTTTGTTACAGGTTCTTCATCTTTTGAATTGTCAGGGCAAATAAACGAATTTTTAACAGGAAGAAAGTGGGAGTACAGGCTGTTCCCTATTTCCTGGGAAGAATTTAAAAACCATCACGGATACCTTTACTCAGAACAGCAACTTGAAAACAGGCTTATTTATGGCTTTTATCCTGAGGTTTTAAACAATCCAGGAAATGAGAAAGAGGTTTTAAAAGAACTTGTAAGCAGTTATCTGTATAAAGATGTTTTATCTTTCGGTGGAATAAAGAAGCCGGATATACTTGACAGGCTTTTGCAGTTTCTTGCTTTACAATTGGGAAGCGAGATTAGTTATTCTGAGATTGCGCAAACAGTCGGGGTGGATAAAAACACAGTTTCAAGATACATTGACATTCTTGAAAAGGCTTTTGTTGTTTTTAAGCTTAATGCTTTTAGCAGAAATATGAGAAATGAAATAAGAAAAAATAAAAAGATTTATTTTTACGATACAGGAATAAGGAATGCGTTGATTGGAGATTTCAGGCCTCTCTCTTTACGGCAGGACAAAGGTGGATTATGGGAGAATTTTTTAATAGCAGAAAGAATCAAACAACTGGAATACAAAAGGAGATTTGCAAGAATTTATTTCTGGAGAACAAAACAGCAACAGGAAGTGGATTTTATTGAAGATATTGATGGAAAAATCTTTGGTTACGAGTTTAAGTGGGAGAAAAAAAGGGGGAAAGGTTTACCTAAAACCTTTGTAAAAAATTATAAAGCAGAAACAAAGGTTATTGATAGAAAAAATTTCAGGGATTTTGTGATAATTAAGGAGTAA
- a CDS encoding patatin-like phospholipase family protein, whose protein sequence is MSLINENFSIALGSGGARGLAHIGILKTLKENGLKIGAISGTSMGAVIGAFYAADKLEDAEEYYRSMKVTDVIFNFDPIFPTSGLINGKKVIQMLRDVIGDIYVFDTKIPFYPVATDLDSGEWVVLQDCKLWEAIRASISIPGLFRPFKIKNRYYIDGGITNPVPVNVLKERHSDTKTIAVNLNLKPTDYKRAWIKETDSETGFLLNKFPRLKRLARRVGINGRNKKEKDPNILHVLNRTFHIVQYELAWRSLEFDKPDYLLTPNLNDVVFIEFHKADKSISEGERVAKELIEKLKN, encoded by the coding sequence TTGTCTTTAATTAATGAGAATTTTTCAATTGCATTAGGCAGCGGCGGGGCAAGAGGGCTGGCACACATAGGGATTTTAAAAACTCTTAAAGAAAACGGGCTTAAAATTGGAGCAATTTCAGGCACATCAATGGGTGCAGTAATAGGGGCTTTCTATGCCGCTGACAAATTGGAAGATGCAGAAGAATATTATCGAAGCATGAAGGTTACAGATGTAATATTCAACTTTGACCCTATATTCCCAACTTCAGGGCTTATAAACGGCAAAAAGGTAATCCAGATGCTGAGAGATGTAATCGGAGACATCTATGTTTTTGATACTAAAATCCCCTTTTACCCTGTGGCAACAGACCTTGATTCAGGGGAATGGGTTGTATTGCAGGACTGCAAACTCTGGGAAGCGATAAGGGCATCAATATCAATCCCGGGGCTTTTCAGGCCTTTTAAAATCAAGAATAGATACTATATTGACGGGGGAATAACAAACCCTGTTCCTGTAAATGTTTTAAAGGAAAGACATTCAGATACAAAGACAATAGCAGTAAACCTAAACCTGAAACCAACTGATTATAAGAGGGCCTGGATAAAAGAAACAGATAGCGAAACTGGATTTCTTTTAAACAAATTCCCCAGGCTAAAACGACTGGCAAGAAGGGTTGGAATAAACGGAAGAAACAAAAAGGAGAAAGACCCAAATATTCTCCATGTATTAAACAGGACATTCCACATTGTTCAATACGAACTTGCGTGGAGAAGCCTTGAGTTTGACAAACCTGATTACCTTTTAACCCCTAATTTAAACGATGTTGTCTTTATTGAATTTCACAAAGCGGATAAATCAATCTCTGAAGGTGAAAGGGTAGCAAAAGAGTTAATTGAAAAGCTTAAAAATTAG